The nucleotide window CCAACGCGGCCTGAGTCGGTGAACGGTTACTTTTCAAGAAGTCACGCTCCATCGTCAGCTGGCGCACCTCCTTGCGCAGCCGCGTGAACTCCTCCCGCTCCGCGGTGGTGAGCGCGCCCGCGGGGCCCTTGCCCGCGTCCACCTCCGCCTGCTTCATCCAGTTGCGCAGGGCTGAGTCCGTCAGGTCCAGGTCCTTGGCCACTTGGGAGACGCTCTTGCCTCCCTCGCGCACCAGTCGGATTGCCTCGGCCTTGAACTCCGCGTTGAAGCTCCGCCTCTTTCTTCTCTCCATGGACACTACCTCCCGTGTAGCCGACCTACGAGGTATGTCCACAAAAGCGGATCAGGCCCACAAGTCAGACCGGTTTTTCCTGTGGGCTCGACATTGAGTCGAAAGGGCAATGACCCGACAATCCAGTCCATGTCCACCCAGGTCCCTCCCACCCCGCCTCGTCCCTCGCGCTCGTCTCAGCGGATTCGTCCCTACCAGGCAGAAGACTGGGACGCGGTGTACGACATCTGTGTGCGCACGGGCGCCATGGGAGAGGACGCGCGGGGCCTGCTCGCCGACGCCTCCTTGTTGCCGGACATCTACGCCGGTCCCTACCTGACCTTCGAGCCGAACCTGGCCTTCGTGGTCGAGGACGCGGGCCGCGTGGTGGGGTACACGCTGGGGACCGCCAACACCGCGGCGTTCATCGAGACGTGGCGTGAGCGATGGTTGCCGCGCGTGGCCTCGCGCTACCCG belongs to Cystobacter fuscus DSM 2262 and includes:
- a CDS encoding transposase, producing the protein MERRKRRSFNAEFKAEAIRLVREGGKSVSQVAKDLDLTDSALRNWMKQAEVDAGKGPAGALTTAEREEFTRLRKEVRQLTMERDFLKSNRSPTQAAL